The DNA window CAACGAAAGATGACTGGAATCAAATTAAATCCATTTATAAGGCTGGTATTGCTACAGGGAATGCGACATTCGAATCGCAAGCTCCACCTTCATATGAAAAGTGGCTGTCCAAAGCACACCTAGAATGTACGCTAGTTCTACATGAAGGAAATACAATTTTAGGGTGGTGCAAACTTTCACCTGTTTCGGATAGAACTGTGTACGTAGGTGTAGGAGAAGTTAGTATTTATGTGCATCCTAATTCAAAAGGAAAAGGTATTGGAAATTTACTTTTGCAATTATTAATTAAAGCATCTGAAGAACATGGTTTTTGGACACTTCAAGCATCCATCTTCCCAGAAAATATAGCTAGTATTCATCTACATCAGAAAAATGGTTTTCGAGAAGTAGGTATACGAGAACGTATTGGGAAAATAGATGGCGTATGGAGGGATAATGTTTTTTTAGAAAGAAGAAGTGTTTTGGTTGGTATGAATTAAGTACAGTCGAATACATGCCATTCCATGCTTGTATGTATTCGACATGAACTTTTTAGCGTCAACAGCCCGTTAACGATTATCTTTCTATTCCTTATTATAAAACCATAAAACCGCAATGCTAAAGTCGGTGATATAGAGCTTTTGTTACTTCTTAGCAATAATCGTAAATAAACCTGGAATCTTTTTTTCTATATTTCCTGGGGAATCGTTTGGGAATGCCCATCTGACGCCTGATTCTTCTTCCAATATTTCGATACGTAAACCTGCCTTTGCAATGGTAGTTACTATTT is part of the Psychrobacillus sp. FSL H8-0483 genome and encodes:
- a CDS encoding N-acetyltransferase family protein, with translation MNYSFRKTTKDDWNQIKSIYKAGIATGNATFESQAPPSYEKWLSKAHLECTLVLHEGNTILGWCKLSPVSDRTVYVGVGEVSIYVHPNSKGKGIGNLLLQLLIKASEEHGFWTLQASIFPENIASIHLHQKNGFREVGIRERIGKIDGVWRDNVFLERRSVLVGMN